The following are encoded in a window of Anopheles stephensi strain Indian chromosome X, UCI_ANSTEP_V1.0, whole genome shotgun sequence genomic DNA:
- the LOC118517622 gene encoding calcium-binding mitochondrial carrier protein Aralar1 isoform X6 — protein sequence MHIKRASTEKLREIFGKYATQQINGEPYMTSEDFVKNFLGQSYNEESIKLIAGIADTSKDGLISFAEFQAFEGLLCTPDALYKTAFQLFDRNGNGSVTYSEFVDVFKKTDLHAKIPFKLDGPFIQLYFGKDRQRVINYVEFSQFLHDFHEECAMEAFRLKDTSGSGFISALDFQDIMVNVKKHLLTNEVRDNLIAVTEGHRVSFPYFMAFNSLLNNMELIKRIYLNATSGNRAEPITKDELLHSAQTMSQITPLEIDILYQLTGVIHQSGRIVYNDLSNIAPEHYIKNITHRLAEIKAVESPADRSFLIQMLESTYRFTLGSVAGAVGATAVYPIDLVKTRMQNQRTGSFIGEVAYRNSWDCCKKVIRHEGFLGLYRGLVPQLMGVAPEKAIKLTVNDFVRDKLTDKQGNIPRWGEVLAGACAGGSQVIFTNPLEIVKIRLQVAGEIAGGAKVRALSVVRELGLFGLYKGARACLLRDVPFSAIYFPMYAHTKAAFADDEGYNHPLTLLAAGAIAGIPAASLVTPADVIKTRLQVVARTGQTTYSGVMDAARKIMAEEGPRAFWKGTVARVFRSSPQFGVTLVTYELLQRMLYVDFGGSRPAGSDVAKAKVDLTRVNPDHIGGYQAALPMLNGIETKFGLSLPRFGSPLVKRQAS from the exons ATGCATATAAAGCGTGCGTCCACGGAGAAGCTGCGAGAAATCTTTGGCAAATATGCAACCCAACAAATCAACGGCGAACCGTACATGACCAGCGAAGACTTCGTGAAGAATTTCCTTGGACAATCGTACAATGAG GAATCGATAAAACTGATCGCCGGCATTGCCGACACCAGCAAGGATGGGTTGATCTCGTTCGCCGAATTTCAAGCGTTCGAGGGTCTGCTCTGCACACCGGACGCCCTGTACAAAACCGCGTTCCAGCTGTTCGACCGTAACGGTAACGGCTCGGTCACGTACAGTGAGTTTGTCGATGTTTTCAAAAAGACAGATCTGCACGCTAAAATCCCGTTCAAACTGGACGGCCCTTTCATACAGCTTTACTTCGGCAAGGACCGGCAGCGTGTGATCAATTACGTCGAGTTTAGCCAATTTTTGCACGACTTCCATGAGGAGTGTGCGATGGAGGCGTTCCGCTTGAAGGACACCTCCGGTTCCGGGTTTATCTCGGCCCTCGACTTTCAGGACATTATGGTGAACGTGAAGAAGCACCTGCTGACGAACGAGGTGCGCGATAATTTGATTGCG gTTACCGAAGGTCACCGGGTGAGCTTTCCCTACTTTATGGCATTTAACTCGCTGCTCAACAATATGGAACTGATCAAGCGCATTTACCTGAACGCGACCAGTGGCAACCGGGCGGAACCTATCACCAAGGACGAACTGTTGCATTCCGCGCAAACGATGAGCCAGATAACGCCGCTAGAGATTGACATACTGTATCAGCTGACGGGCGTGATTCATCAAAGTGG ACGAATCGTGTATAATGATCTTAGCAACATTGCGCCGGAACACTACATTAAAAACATAACGCATCGGTTGGCAGAAATCAAAGCGGTCGAATCGCCCGCCGATCGGTCTTTCCTGATCCAGATGCTCGAGAGCACGTATCGGTTTACGCTTGGTTCGGTTGCGGGAG CTGTCGGTGCAACGGCTGTCTATCCAATTGATCTGGTAAAGACACGCATGCAAAACCAGCGTACTGGTTCGTTTATCGGGGAGGTCGCCTACCGGAACTCGTGGGACTGCTGCAAAAAG GTTATCCGTCACGAGGGCTTCCTGGGACTGTATCGTGGTTTGGTACCGCAGTTGATGGGTGTCGCACCGGAGAAAGCCATCAAGCTGACGGTGAACGATTTCGTGCGCGATAAGCTAACGGACAAGCAGGGTAACATTCCGCGCTGGGGCGAGGTGCTTGCTGGTGCATGT GCCGGCGGATCGCAAGTAATTTTCACCAACCCGCTGGAAATAGTAAAAATTCGGCTACAGGTGGCGGGTGAGATTGCGGGCGGTGCCAAGGTGCGGGCGCTCAGCGTAGTGCGCGAGCTCGGTCTGTTCGGGCTGTACAAGGGTGCCCGTGCCTGTCTGCTCCGTGACGTACCGTTCTCGGCCATCTACTTCCCAATGTACGCACATACGAAGGCAGCGTTTGCGGATGACGAAGGCTACAACCATCCGTTGACACTGTTGGCGGCGGGTGCGATTGCCGGTATACCGGCGGCATCGTTGGTGACGCCGGCGGACGTAATCAAGACACGGTTACAGGTGGTAGCCCGAACCGGCCAAACCACTTACAGTGGGGTGATGGATGCGGCAAGAAAGATTATGGCCGAGGAGGGTCCGCGTGCCTTTTGGAAGGGAACAGTCG CTCGAGTGTTCCGATCTTCGCCACAGTTTGGTGTAACGCTTGTGACGTACGAGCTGCTGCAGCGCATGCTTTACGTAGACTTCGGTGGATCGCGCCCGGCCGGTTCCGATGTGGCGAAGGCAAAGGTTGATCTGACCCGGGTCAATCCGGACCACATCGGTGGCTATCAGGCGGCCCTACCGATGCTGAACGGTATCGAGACAAAGTTTGGGCTGAGTTTGCCTCGTTTTGGCAGCCCGTTGGTCAAGCGTCAGGCGTCATGA
- the LOC118517622 gene encoding calcium-binding mitochondrial carrier protein Aralar1 isoform X3, which yields MKLESRPITENPMHIKRASTEKLREIFGKYATQQINGEPYMTSEDFVKNFLGQSYNEESIKLIAGIADTSKDGLISFAEFQAFEGLLCTPDALYKTAFQLFDRNGNGSVTYSEFVDVFKKTDLHAKIPFKLDGPFIQLYFGKDRQRVINYVEFSQFLHDFHEECAMEAFRLKDTSGSGFISALDFQDIMVNVKKHLLTNEVRDNLIAVTEGHRVSFPYFMAFNSLLNNMELIKRIYLNATSGNRAEPITKDELLHSAQTMSQITPLEIDILYQLTGVIHQSGTSIWWRQSKTIDKNRRIVYNDLSNIAPEHYIKNITHRLAEIKAVESPADRSFLIQMLESTYRFTLGSVAGAVGATAVYPIDLVKTRMQNQRTGSFIGEVAYRNSWDCCKKVIRHEGFLGLYRGLVPQLMGVAPEKAIKLTVNDFVRDKLTDKQGNIPRWGEVLAGACAGGSQVIFTNPLEIVKIRLQVAGEIAGGAKVRALSVVRELGLFGLYKGARACLLRDVPFSAIYFPMYAHTKAAFADDEGYNHPLTLLAAGAIAGIPAASLVTPADVIKTRLQVVARTGQTTYSGVMDAARKIMAEEGPRAFWKGTVARVFRSSPQFGVTLVTYELLQRMLYVDFGGSRPAGSDVAKAKVDLTRVNPDHIGGYQAALPMLNGIETKFGLSLPRFGSPLVKRQAS from the exons ATGAAGCTGGAATCGCGACCAATCACGGAG AATCCGATGCATATAAAGCGTGCGTCCACGGAGAAGCTGCGAGAAATCTTTGGCAAATATGCAACCCAACAAATCAACGGCGAACCGTACATGACCAGCGAAGACTTCGTGAAGAATTTCCTTGGACAATCGTACAATGAG GAATCGATAAAACTGATCGCCGGCATTGCCGACACCAGCAAGGATGGGTTGATCTCGTTCGCCGAATTTCAAGCGTTCGAGGGTCTGCTCTGCACACCGGACGCCCTGTACAAAACCGCGTTCCAGCTGTTCGACCGTAACGGTAACGGCTCGGTCACGTACAGTGAGTTTGTCGATGTTTTCAAAAAGACAGATCTGCACGCTAAAATCCCGTTCAAACTGGACGGCCCTTTCATACAGCTTTACTTCGGCAAGGACCGGCAGCGTGTGATCAATTACGTCGAGTTTAGCCAATTTTTGCACGACTTCCATGAGGAGTGTGCGATGGAGGCGTTCCGCTTGAAGGACACCTCCGGTTCCGGGTTTATCTCGGCCCTCGACTTTCAGGACATTATGGTGAACGTGAAGAAGCACCTGCTGACGAACGAGGTGCGCGATAATTTGATTGCG gTTACCGAAGGTCACCGGGTGAGCTTTCCCTACTTTATGGCATTTAACTCGCTGCTCAACAATATGGAACTGATCAAGCGCATTTACCTGAACGCGACCAGTGGCAACCGGGCGGAACCTATCACCAAGGACGAACTGTTGCATTCCGCGCAAACGATGAGCCAGATAACGCCGCTAGAGATTGACATACTGTATCAGCTGACGGGCGTGATTCATCAAAGTGG TACATCCATTTGGTGGCGGCAAAGCAAAACGATAGACAAAAATAG ACGAATCGTGTATAATGATCTTAGCAACATTGCGCCGGAACACTACATTAAAAACATAACGCATCGGTTGGCAGAAATCAAAGCGGTCGAATCGCCCGCCGATCGGTCTTTCCTGATCCAGATGCTCGAGAGCACGTATCGGTTTACGCTTGGTTCGGTTGCGGGAG CTGTCGGTGCAACGGCTGTCTATCCAATTGATCTGGTAAAGACACGCATGCAAAACCAGCGTACTGGTTCGTTTATCGGGGAGGTCGCCTACCGGAACTCGTGGGACTGCTGCAAAAAG GTTATCCGTCACGAGGGCTTCCTGGGACTGTATCGTGGTTTGGTACCGCAGTTGATGGGTGTCGCACCGGAGAAAGCCATCAAGCTGACGGTGAACGATTTCGTGCGCGATAAGCTAACGGACAAGCAGGGTAACATTCCGCGCTGGGGCGAGGTGCTTGCTGGTGCATGT GCCGGCGGATCGCAAGTAATTTTCACCAACCCGCTGGAAATAGTAAAAATTCGGCTACAGGTGGCGGGTGAGATTGCGGGCGGTGCCAAGGTGCGGGCGCTCAGCGTAGTGCGCGAGCTCGGTCTGTTCGGGCTGTACAAGGGTGCCCGTGCCTGTCTGCTCCGTGACGTACCGTTCTCGGCCATCTACTTCCCAATGTACGCACATACGAAGGCAGCGTTTGCGGATGACGAAGGCTACAACCATCCGTTGACACTGTTGGCGGCGGGTGCGATTGCCGGTATACCGGCGGCATCGTTGGTGACGCCGGCGGACGTAATCAAGACACGGTTACAGGTGGTAGCCCGAACCGGCCAAACCACTTACAGTGGGGTGATGGATGCGGCAAGAAAGATTATGGCCGAGGAGGGTCCGCGTGCCTTTTGGAAGGGAACAGTCG CTCGAGTGTTCCGATCTTCGCCACAGTTTGGTGTAACGCTTGTGACGTACGAGCTGCTGCAGCGCATGCTTTACGTAGACTTCGGTGGATCGCGCCCGGCCGGTTCCGATGTGGCGAAGGCAAAGGTTGATCTGACCCGGGTCAATCCGGACCACATCGGTGGCTATCAGGCGGCCCTACCGATGCTGAACGGTATCGAGACAAAGTTTGGGCTGAGTTTGCCTCGTTTTGGCAGCCCGTTGGTCAAGCGTCAGGCGTCATGA
- the LOC118517622 gene encoding calcium-binding mitochondrial carrier protein Aralar1 isoform X1 gives MSCLVLCHHKKNSNSRFLLHSLQNPMHIKRASTEKLREIFGKYATQQINGEPYMTSEDFVKNFLGQSYNEESIKLIAGIADTSKDGLISFAEFQAFEGLLCTPDALYKTAFQLFDRNGNGSVTYSEFVDVFKKTDLHAKIPFKLDGPFIQLYFGKDRQRVINYVEFSQFLHDFHEECAMEAFRLKDTSGSGFISALDFQDIMVNVKKHLLTNEVRDNLIAVTEGHRVSFPYFMAFNSLLNNMELIKRIYLNATSGNRAEPITKDELLHSAQTMSQITPLEIDILYQLTGVIHQSGTSIWWRQSKTIDKNRRIVYNDLSNIAPEHYIKNITHRLAEIKAVESPADRSFLIQMLESTYRFTLGSVAGAVGATAVYPIDLVKTRMQNQRTGSFIGEVAYRNSWDCCKKVIRHEGFLGLYRGLVPQLMGVAPEKAIKLTVNDFVRDKLTDKQGNIPRWGEVLAGACAGGSQVIFTNPLEIVKIRLQVAGEIAGGAKVRALSVVRELGLFGLYKGARACLLRDVPFSAIYFPMYAHTKAAFADDEGYNHPLTLLAAGAIAGIPAASLVTPADVIKTRLQVVARTGQTTYSGVMDAARKIMAEEGPRAFWKGTVARVFRSSPQFGVTLVTYELLQRMLYVDFGGSRPAGSDVAKAKVDLTRVNPDHIGGYQAALPMLNGIETKFGLSLPRFGSPLVKRQAS, from the exons ATGAGTTGTTTAGTTTTGTGTcaccataaaaaaaactcgaacTCACGCTTTCTGCTTCATTCTCTGCAG AATCCGATGCATATAAAGCGTGCGTCCACGGAGAAGCTGCGAGAAATCTTTGGCAAATATGCAACCCAACAAATCAACGGCGAACCGTACATGACCAGCGAAGACTTCGTGAAGAATTTCCTTGGACAATCGTACAATGAG GAATCGATAAAACTGATCGCCGGCATTGCCGACACCAGCAAGGATGGGTTGATCTCGTTCGCCGAATTTCAAGCGTTCGAGGGTCTGCTCTGCACACCGGACGCCCTGTACAAAACCGCGTTCCAGCTGTTCGACCGTAACGGTAACGGCTCGGTCACGTACAGTGAGTTTGTCGATGTTTTCAAAAAGACAGATCTGCACGCTAAAATCCCGTTCAAACTGGACGGCCCTTTCATACAGCTTTACTTCGGCAAGGACCGGCAGCGTGTGATCAATTACGTCGAGTTTAGCCAATTTTTGCACGACTTCCATGAGGAGTGTGCGATGGAGGCGTTCCGCTTGAAGGACACCTCCGGTTCCGGGTTTATCTCGGCCCTCGACTTTCAGGACATTATGGTGAACGTGAAGAAGCACCTGCTGACGAACGAGGTGCGCGATAATTTGATTGCG gTTACCGAAGGTCACCGGGTGAGCTTTCCCTACTTTATGGCATTTAACTCGCTGCTCAACAATATGGAACTGATCAAGCGCATTTACCTGAACGCGACCAGTGGCAACCGGGCGGAACCTATCACCAAGGACGAACTGTTGCATTCCGCGCAAACGATGAGCCAGATAACGCCGCTAGAGATTGACATACTGTATCAGCTGACGGGCGTGATTCATCAAAGTGG TACATCCATTTGGTGGCGGCAAAGCAAAACGATAGACAAAAATAG ACGAATCGTGTATAATGATCTTAGCAACATTGCGCCGGAACACTACATTAAAAACATAACGCATCGGTTGGCAGAAATCAAAGCGGTCGAATCGCCCGCCGATCGGTCTTTCCTGATCCAGATGCTCGAGAGCACGTATCGGTTTACGCTTGGTTCGGTTGCGGGAG CTGTCGGTGCAACGGCTGTCTATCCAATTGATCTGGTAAAGACACGCATGCAAAACCAGCGTACTGGTTCGTTTATCGGGGAGGTCGCCTACCGGAACTCGTGGGACTGCTGCAAAAAG GTTATCCGTCACGAGGGCTTCCTGGGACTGTATCGTGGTTTGGTACCGCAGTTGATGGGTGTCGCACCGGAGAAAGCCATCAAGCTGACGGTGAACGATTTCGTGCGCGATAAGCTAACGGACAAGCAGGGTAACATTCCGCGCTGGGGCGAGGTGCTTGCTGGTGCATGT GCCGGCGGATCGCAAGTAATTTTCACCAACCCGCTGGAAATAGTAAAAATTCGGCTACAGGTGGCGGGTGAGATTGCGGGCGGTGCCAAGGTGCGGGCGCTCAGCGTAGTGCGCGAGCTCGGTCTGTTCGGGCTGTACAAGGGTGCCCGTGCCTGTCTGCTCCGTGACGTACCGTTCTCGGCCATCTACTTCCCAATGTACGCACATACGAAGGCAGCGTTTGCGGATGACGAAGGCTACAACCATCCGTTGACACTGTTGGCGGCGGGTGCGATTGCCGGTATACCGGCGGCATCGTTGGTGACGCCGGCGGACGTAATCAAGACACGGTTACAGGTGGTAGCCCGAACCGGCCAAACCACTTACAGTGGGGTGATGGATGCGGCAAGAAAGATTATGGCCGAGGAGGGTCCGCGTGCCTTTTGGAAGGGAACAGTCG CTCGAGTGTTCCGATCTTCGCCACAGTTTGGTGTAACGCTTGTGACGTACGAGCTGCTGCAGCGCATGCTTTACGTAGACTTCGGTGGATCGCGCCCGGCCGGTTCCGATGTGGCGAAGGCAAAGGTTGATCTGACCCGGGTCAATCCGGACCACATCGGTGGCTATCAGGCGGCCCTACCGATGCTGAACGGTATCGAGACAAAGTTTGGGCTGAGTTTGCCTCGTTTTGGCAGCCCGTTGGTCAAGCGTCAGGCGTCATGA
- the LOC118517622 gene encoding calcium-binding mitochondrial carrier protein Aralar1 isoform X5 encodes MKLESRPITENPMHIKRASTEKLREIFGKYATQQINGEPYMTSEDFVKNFLGQSYNEESIKLIAGIADTSKDGLISFAEFQAFEGLLCTPDALYKTAFQLFDRNGNGSVTYSEFVDVFKKTDLHAKIPFKLDGPFIQLYFGKDRQRVINYVEFSQFLHDFHEECAMEAFRLKDTSGSGFISALDFQDIMVNVKKHLLTNEVRDNLIAVTEGHRVSFPYFMAFNSLLNNMELIKRIYLNATSGNRAEPITKDELLHSAQTMSQITPLEIDILYQLTGVIHQSGRIVYNDLSNIAPEHYIKNITHRLAEIKAVESPADRSFLIQMLESTYRFTLGSVAGAVGATAVYPIDLVKTRMQNQRTGSFIGEVAYRNSWDCCKKVIRHEGFLGLYRGLVPQLMGVAPEKAIKLTVNDFVRDKLTDKQGNIPRWGEVLAGACAGGSQVIFTNPLEIVKIRLQVAGEIAGGAKVRALSVVRELGLFGLYKGARACLLRDVPFSAIYFPMYAHTKAAFADDEGYNHPLTLLAAGAIAGIPAASLVTPADVIKTRLQVVARTGQTTYSGVMDAARKIMAEEGPRAFWKGTVARVFRSSPQFGVTLVTYELLQRMLYVDFGGSRPAGSDVAKAKVDLTRVNPDHIGGYQAALPMLNGIETKFGLSLPRFGSPLVKRQAS; translated from the exons ATGAAGCTGGAATCGCGACCAATCACGGAG AATCCGATGCATATAAAGCGTGCGTCCACGGAGAAGCTGCGAGAAATCTTTGGCAAATATGCAACCCAACAAATCAACGGCGAACCGTACATGACCAGCGAAGACTTCGTGAAGAATTTCCTTGGACAATCGTACAATGAG GAATCGATAAAACTGATCGCCGGCATTGCCGACACCAGCAAGGATGGGTTGATCTCGTTCGCCGAATTTCAAGCGTTCGAGGGTCTGCTCTGCACACCGGACGCCCTGTACAAAACCGCGTTCCAGCTGTTCGACCGTAACGGTAACGGCTCGGTCACGTACAGTGAGTTTGTCGATGTTTTCAAAAAGACAGATCTGCACGCTAAAATCCCGTTCAAACTGGACGGCCCTTTCATACAGCTTTACTTCGGCAAGGACCGGCAGCGTGTGATCAATTACGTCGAGTTTAGCCAATTTTTGCACGACTTCCATGAGGAGTGTGCGATGGAGGCGTTCCGCTTGAAGGACACCTCCGGTTCCGGGTTTATCTCGGCCCTCGACTTTCAGGACATTATGGTGAACGTGAAGAAGCACCTGCTGACGAACGAGGTGCGCGATAATTTGATTGCG gTTACCGAAGGTCACCGGGTGAGCTTTCCCTACTTTATGGCATTTAACTCGCTGCTCAACAATATGGAACTGATCAAGCGCATTTACCTGAACGCGACCAGTGGCAACCGGGCGGAACCTATCACCAAGGACGAACTGTTGCATTCCGCGCAAACGATGAGCCAGATAACGCCGCTAGAGATTGACATACTGTATCAGCTGACGGGCGTGATTCATCAAAGTGG ACGAATCGTGTATAATGATCTTAGCAACATTGCGCCGGAACACTACATTAAAAACATAACGCATCGGTTGGCAGAAATCAAAGCGGTCGAATCGCCCGCCGATCGGTCTTTCCTGATCCAGATGCTCGAGAGCACGTATCGGTTTACGCTTGGTTCGGTTGCGGGAG CTGTCGGTGCAACGGCTGTCTATCCAATTGATCTGGTAAAGACACGCATGCAAAACCAGCGTACTGGTTCGTTTATCGGGGAGGTCGCCTACCGGAACTCGTGGGACTGCTGCAAAAAG GTTATCCGTCACGAGGGCTTCCTGGGACTGTATCGTGGTTTGGTACCGCAGTTGATGGGTGTCGCACCGGAGAAAGCCATCAAGCTGACGGTGAACGATTTCGTGCGCGATAAGCTAACGGACAAGCAGGGTAACATTCCGCGCTGGGGCGAGGTGCTTGCTGGTGCATGT GCCGGCGGATCGCAAGTAATTTTCACCAACCCGCTGGAAATAGTAAAAATTCGGCTACAGGTGGCGGGTGAGATTGCGGGCGGTGCCAAGGTGCGGGCGCTCAGCGTAGTGCGCGAGCTCGGTCTGTTCGGGCTGTACAAGGGTGCCCGTGCCTGTCTGCTCCGTGACGTACCGTTCTCGGCCATCTACTTCCCAATGTACGCACATACGAAGGCAGCGTTTGCGGATGACGAAGGCTACAACCATCCGTTGACACTGTTGGCGGCGGGTGCGATTGCCGGTATACCGGCGGCATCGTTGGTGACGCCGGCGGACGTAATCAAGACACGGTTACAGGTGGTAGCCCGAACCGGCCAAACCACTTACAGTGGGGTGATGGATGCGGCAAGAAAGATTATGGCCGAGGAGGGTCCGCGTGCCTTTTGGAAGGGAACAGTCG CTCGAGTGTTCCGATCTTCGCCACAGTTTGGTGTAACGCTTGTGACGTACGAGCTGCTGCAGCGCATGCTTTACGTAGACTTCGGTGGATCGCGCCCGGCCGGTTCCGATGTGGCGAAGGCAAAGGTTGATCTGACCCGGGTCAATCCGGACCACATCGGTGGCTATCAGGCGGCCCTACCGATGCTGAACGGTATCGAGACAAAGTTTGGGCTGAGTTTGCCTCGTTTTGGCAGCCCGTTGGTCAAGCGTCAGGCGTCATGA
- the LOC118517622 gene encoding calcium-binding mitochondrial carrier protein Aralar1 isoform X4, translating into MSCLVLCHHKKNSNSRFLLHSLQNPMHIKRASTEKLREIFGKYATQQINGEPYMTSEDFVKNFLGQSYNEESIKLIAGIADTSKDGLISFAEFQAFEGLLCTPDALYKTAFQLFDRNGNGSVTYSEFVDVFKKTDLHAKIPFKLDGPFIQLYFGKDRQRVINYVEFSQFLHDFHEECAMEAFRLKDTSGSGFISALDFQDIMVNVKKHLLTNEVRDNLIAVTEGHRVSFPYFMAFNSLLNNMELIKRIYLNATSGNRAEPITKDELLHSAQTMSQITPLEIDILYQLTGVIHQSGRIVYNDLSNIAPEHYIKNITHRLAEIKAVESPADRSFLIQMLESTYRFTLGSVAGAVGATAVYPIDLVKTRMQNQRTGSFIGEVAYRNSWDCCKKVIRHEGFLGLYRGLVPQLMGVAPEKAIKLTVNDFVRDKLTDKQGNIPRWGEVLAGACAGGSQVIFTNPLEIVKIRLQVAGEIAGGAKVRALSVVRELGLFGLYKGARACLLRDVPFSAIYFPMYAHTKAAFADDEGYNHPLTLLAAGAIAGIPAASLVTPADVIKTRLQVVARTGQTTYSGVMDAARKIMAEEGPRAFWKGTVARVFRSSPQFGVTLVTYELLQRMLYVDFGGSRPAGSDVAKAKVDLTRVNPDHIGGYQAALPMLNGIETKFGLSLPRFGSPLVKRQAS; encoded by the exons ATGAGTTGTTTAGTTTTGTGTcaccataaaaaaaactcgaacTCACGCTTTCTGCTTCATTCTCTGCAG AATCCGATGCATATAAAGCGTGCGTCCACGGAGAAGCTGCGAGAAATCTTTGGCAAATATGCAACCCAACAAATCAACGGCGAACCGTACATGACCAGCGAAGACTTCGTGAAGAATTTCCTTGGACAATCGTACAATGAG GAATCGATAAAACTGATCGCCGGCATTGCCGACACCAGCAAGGATGGGTTGATCTCGTTCGCCGAATTTCAAGCGTTCGAGGGTCTGCTCTGCACACCGGACGCCCTGTACAAAACCGCGTTCCAGCTGTTCGACCGTAACGGTAACGGCTCGGTCACGTACAGTGAGTTTGTCGATGTTTTCAAAAAGACAGATCTGCACGCTAAAATCCCGTTCAAACTGGACGGCCCTTTCATACAGCTTTACTTCGGCAAGGACCGGCAGCGTGTGATCAATTACGTCGAGTTTAGCCAATTTTTGCACGACTTCCATGAGGAGTGTGCGATGGAGGCGTTCCGCTTGAAGGACACCTCCGGTTCCGGGTTTATCTCGGCCCTCGACTTTCAGGACATTATGGTGAACGTGAAGAAGCACCTGCTGACGAACGAGGTGCGCGATAATTTGATTGCG gTTACCGAAGGTCACCGGGTGAGCTTTCCCTACTTTATGGCATTTAACTCGCTGCTCAACAATATGGAACTGATCAAGCGCATTTACCTGAACGCGACCAGTGGCAACCGGGCGGAACCTATCACCAAGGACGAACTGTTGCATTCCGCGCAAACGATGAGCCAGATAACGCCGCTAGAGATTGACATACTGTATCAGCTGACGGGCGTGATTCATCAAAGTGG ACGAATCGTGTATAATGATCTTAGCAACATTGCGCCGGAACACTACATTAAAAACATAACGCATCGGTTGGCAGAAATCAAAGCGGTCGAATCGCCCGCCGATCGGTCTTTCCTGATCCAGATGCTCGAGAGCACGTATCGGTTTACGCTTGGTTCGGTTGCGGGAG CTGTCGGTGCAACGGCTGTCTATCCAATTGATCTGGTAAAGACACGCATGCAAAACCAGCGTACTGGTTCGTTTATCGGGGAGGTCGCCTACCGGAACTCGTGGGACTGCTGCAAAAAG GTTATCCGTCACGAGGGCTTCCTGGGACTGTATCGTGGTTTGGTACCGCAGTTGATGGGTGTCGCACCGGAGAAAGCCATCAAGCTGACGGTGAACGATTTCGTGCGCGATAAGCTAACGGACAAGCAGGGTAACATTCCGCGCTGGGGCGAGGTGCTTGCTGGTGCATGT GCCGGCGGATCGCAAGTAATTTTCACCAACCCGCTGGAAATAGTAAAAATTCGGCTACAGGTGGCGGGTGAGATTGCGGGCGGTGCCAAGGTGCGGGCGCTCAGCGTAGTGCGCGAGCTCGGTCTGTTCGGGCTGTACAAGGGTGCCCGTGCCTGTCTGCTCCGTGACGTACCGTTCTCGGCCATCTACTTCCCAATGTACGCACATACGAAGGCAGCGTTTGCGGATGACGAAGGCTACAACCATCCGTTGACACTGTTGGCGGCGGGTGCGATTGCCGGTATACCGGCGGCATCGTTGGTGACGCCGGCGGACGTAATCAAGACACGGTTACAGGTGGTAGCCCGAACCGGCCAAACCACTTACAGTGGGGTGATGGATGCGGCAAGAAAGATTATGGCCGAGGAGGGTCCGCGTGCCTTTTGGAAGGGAACAGTCG CTCGAGTGTTCCGATCTTCGCCACAGTTTGGTGTAACGCTTGTGACGTACGAGCTGCTGCAGCGCATGCTTTACGTAGACTTCGGTGGATCGCGCCCGGCCGGTTCCGATGTGGCGAAGGCAAAGGTTGATCTGACCCGGGTCAATCCGGACCACATCGGTGGCTATCAGGCGGCCCTACCGATGCTGAACGGTATCGAGACAAAGTTTGGGCTGAGTTTGCCTCGTTTTGGCAGCCCGTTGGTCAAGCGTCAGGCGTCATGA